One Rosa chinensis cultivar Old Blush chromosome 5, RchiOBHm-V2, whole genome shotgun sequence genomic region harbors:
- the LOC112166960 gene encoding uncharacterized protein LOC112166960, which yields MKAALPLLAYLVALLLASQIPSGLPMPSTYNTVPAFLWSPHYHQVKAAINYQTISPKDLAKSVLSEGGWSNLLCPSNEVHQPLDLALVFVGTELLSSDISASKHADPALVDLLKVSFTQSNFSMAFPYIAASEKDAMESSLVSGMSEICGQNFGFNNVCFSESCSMDSDNVQKLSDLHSVHDYLLSRMEKRSSGEADLVVFCHKGSDSSKELEHPHSESEIFSEIISSVDQSGAKYAVLYVSDPIKSIQYPSHRELERFLAESASGNASANSTACDEVCQIKSSLLEGLLVAIVLLIILISGICCMMGIDTPTRFEAPQES from the exons ATGAAGGCTGCTTTACCTTTGCTAGCATATTTGGTGGCTTTGTTGCTTGCCTCTCAGATTCCTTCAGGGCTTCCAATGCCCTCCACTTACAACACAGTGCCAGCTTTCCTCTGGTCACCGCACTACCATCA AGTCAAGGCAGCCATTAATTACCAGACTATCTCTCCAAAGGATTTAGCAAAGTCTGTGCTTTCAGAAGGGGGCTGGTCGAACTTGCTG TGCCCTAGCAACGAAGTTCATCAGCCTTTGGACCTTGCTCTTGTCTTCGTTGGTACAGAG TTGCTATCTTCGGATATTTCTGCAAGCAAACATGCTGATCCAGCTCTTGTGGACTTACTCAAA GTCTCTTTCACACAATCAAATTTCTCCATGGCATTTCCCTATATTGCTGCATCAGAGAAGGATGCTATGGAAAGTTCTTTAGTGTCAGGGATGTCAGAGATCTGTGGGCAGAATTTTGGATTCAATAATGTTTGTTTCTCGGAGTCATGCTCTATGGACAGTGATAATGTTCAAAAGCTTTCAGACCTGCATTCGGTCCAT GATTATCTTCTTTCGAGGATGGAGAAAAGATCAAGTGGGGAAGCAGATTTGGTGGTGTTCTGCCACAAAGGATCTGATTCTTCAAAGGAACTAGAACACCCACATTCAGAGA GTGAAATTTTCTCTGAGATTATTAGTTCTGTGGATCAGTCTGGGGCGAAATATGCCGTTCTGTATGTTTCAGACCCCATTAAATCAATCCAATATCCTTCTCATCGAGAGTTAGAAAGGTTTCTCGCTGAAAGTGCCTCAGGAAATGCATCAGCCAATTCGACAGCCTGTGATGAAGTTTGTCAGATCAAATCATCACTTCTGGAGGGACTTCTAGTT GCAATTGTTCTGCTTATAATCTTAATATCAGGCATCTGCTGTATGATGGGCATTGATACTCCCACGAGATTTGAGGCACCCCAAGAGTCTTAA
- the LOC112166495 gene encoding kinesin-like protein KIN-14T produces the protein MASRTRKPLHNLAETIHSLLGQKSHLTTSWVKSVCHIIINLPSEEQSTDLRTTNIDTVSASENPDDELGNRTSKITDELAILTARINELNRQRKQFLNEFLDLKGNIRVFCRIRPIEMGENFGRFRPVVALDSSNVLLRFSDNKNKSYSFDKVFHHGSSQDEVFSEVEPVIKSALDGYNACIFAYGQTGTGKTFTMEGIPEDPGMVPRAIEALFKQATDSNHVYLFSFSMLEIYMGNLRDLLISQPTKPMDPMPCLSIHTDPKGEIEIENLVAIRVSGLTQAIKLYRLGCRFRSTASTNCNITSSRSHCLIRISITCSGAPERRRETNKVWFVDLGGSERLLKTKASGRRLEEGKAINLSLSSLGDVINALQLRKGHVPYRNSKLTQVLKDSLGRDSKTLMLVHVSPKEEDLCETVCSLNFATRARTIHLGNTDSTEQREKEVAMMNLQEMMNKIEVERQDVRMRIKQSTQELQILRSTAACSTEQLDNSVDAYQLMNEVPQPNLERNRNNTAYISAPPLSQVPRFMRPTVCSRRKSGSDHLLTTEEKLEFPARRRRPFNHYAKSVNFPVKGISGNNSEGSISRNSCLVPLTVNKSADVETNYSQDLSECDIKEVVSPDQVTSSKCLNQHRYHVVHGEGSENGDKSNACSGKHLKVDKWLCQKNAPASRSHVYRNKRILAIPTPEKKLMCKGQKETEKFQDEKVNNYKLAVEQIVNHNKSGKHVDVEEMFMQEVNISKPPANMNVNDNIDPKCHSDSLSDGIVKETMINVQHKLDDELTEKHMLSSIYPPDIWCCNFNSTQDDNGVNCLSTMQAVYGETECSDSSLSNSSNWCQISTIDLADSIWDARQDSNISISRIEQKSGCQRLPIVIGVDDSEKEDLEKLSQSSGEGTCLQKVRSQRALLMKNVILEEPVKPQQLTRSQDNNVHLGICNLLQQKIQILWAGALLGLGFQNLGLEQEFFLGLML, from the exons ATGGCATCAAGAACAAGAAAGCCTCTCCACAACCTTGCTGAAACAATTCATTCCCTGCTAGGACAAAAGTCGCATCTTACTACCAGTTGGGTTAAATCTGTTTGTCATATAATAATAAACCTACCTTCTGAAGAGCAATCAACCGACTTAAGAACCACAAATATAGACACAGTGAGTGCTTCAGAGAATCCTGATGATGAATTAGGCAATCGTACCTCAAAGATTACAG ATGAACTTGCTATCTTGACTGCCCGGATAAATGAATTGAACAGACAGCGAAAGCAGTTTCTAAAtgaatttctggatttgaaag GTAATATTCGAGTATTTTGTCGTATAAGACCCATTGAAATGGGGGAGAACTTTGGCCGTTTTAGGCCTGTTGTAGCTTTGGATTCAAGTAATGTTCTTCTAAGATTTTCGGATAATAAGAATAAAAGTTACAGTTTTGACAAGGTTTTCCACCATGGCTCATCGCAAG atgaAGTCTTTTCAGAAGTTGAACCAGTTATCAAATCAGCACTGGATGGCTATAACGCTTGCATCTTTGCATATGGACAGACAGGGACAGGGAAAACCTTCACCATG GAAGGAATTCCAGAAGATCCTGGAATGGTGCCCCGTGCAATTGAAGCACTGTTTAAGCAAGCCACGGATAGCAACCATGTGTATCTCTTTAGTTTCAGTATGCTTGAGATTTACATGGGAAATCTGAGAGACCTGCTAATCTCTCAACCAACAAAGCCAATGGATCCAATGCCATG CCTCTCAATCCACACAGATCCAAAGGGtgagattgaaattgaaaaccttGTGGCTATTCGAGTGAGTGGCTTGACCCAAGCTATAAAACTATACAGACTAGGGTGCCGGTTCAGGTCAACTGCATCGACAAACTGTAACATTACCTCCAGCAGATCCCACTG CTTGATTCGCATATCAATCACATGTAGCGGAGCACCTGAGAGGCGAAGGGAAACAAATAAAGTTTGGTTTGTCGATCTAGGGGGAAGTGAGCGTTTGCTGAAGACAAAGGCATCCGGGAGAAGACTAGAAGAAGGAAAAGCCATTAACTTGTCCCTTTCCTCTCTGGGAGATGTCATCAATGCCCTTCAACTCAGAAAGGGTCATGTACCTTATAG GAACAGCAAGCTGACACAAGTTCTTAAAGACTCCCTTG GAAGGGACTCAAAAACTCTGATGCTTGTCCATGTAAGTCCTAAAGAAGAAGATCTCTGTGAAACAGTATGTTCTTTGAACTTTGCAACAAGAGCGAGAACTATCCATCTGGGGAATACAGACTCGACT GAACAAAGGGAGAAGGAAGTTGCAATGATGAATCTGCAAGAAATGATGAACAAGATTGAAGTTGAGCGCCAGGATGTTAGGATGAGAATCAAGCAGTCAACTCAGGAACTTCAAATTCTAAGGAGTACAGCTGCCTGTTCCACTGAGCAACTGGATAACTCAGTGGATGCTTACCAGTTAATGAATGAAGTGCCCCAACCTAATCTTGAAAGAAACAGGAACAATACTGCATATATCTCAGCACCTCCCTTATCCCAGGTACCAAGGTTTATGAGACCTACTGTTTGCAGCAGAAGAAAATCTGGATCAGACCACCTCCTAACTACTGAAGAGAAACTGGAATTCCCTGCAAGAAGGAGAAGACCATTCAATCATTATGCTAAATCCGTGAATTTCCCTGTAAAAGGTATTTCGGGAAACAATTCAGAAGGCAGTATTTCCAGAAATAGCTGTTTAGTGCCTTTGACTGTGAACAAAAGTGCAGATGTTGAGACAAATTACAGTCAAGATCTATCAGAATGTGATATTAAAGAGGTTGTTTCCCCAGACCAGGTAACATCATCAAAATGCTTGAATCAGCACAGGTATCACGTCGTTCATGGTGAGGGAAGTGAAAATGGAGATAAAAGTAATGCTTGCTCTGGAAAACATTTGAAGGTCGATAAGTGGCTATGCCAGAAGAATGCGCCTGCTAGCAGGAGTCATGTTTATAGGAACAAACGAATTCTAGCTATTCCTACCCCAGAGAAGAAACTAATGTGTAAAGgacaaaaagaaacagaaaaattcCAGGATGAGAAAGTCAATAATTACAAGCTTGCTGTGGAACAGATTGTCAACCACAACAAATCGGGGAAACATGTGGATGTGGAGGAAATGTTCATGCAAGAAGTGAATATTAGCAAACCTCCCGCTAATATGAACGTCAATGACAATATTGACCCAAAATGTCACTCTGATTCTTTATCGGATGGAATAGTTAAAGAGACAATGATAAATGTACAACACAAACTAGATGACGAGCTGACAGAGAAACACATGCTCAGCAGTATCTATCCACCTGATATTTGGTGCTGCAATTTCAATTCAACTCAAGATGATAATGGAGTCAACTGTTTATCCACAATGCAGGCGGTATATGGTGAAACAGAATGCTCAGACAGTTCCTTGTCTAACAGCAGCAATTGGTGTCAAATTTCTACCATTGATTTAGCTGATAGTATTTGGGACGCAAGACAAGATTCTAATATCTCAATTTCAAGAATTGAACAAAAGTCAGGCTGCCAACGGTTGCCCATTGTAATAGGTGTGGATGATAGTGAAAAGGAAGACTTGGAAAAATTATCTCAGAGCTCTGGAGAAGGTACATGCCTACAAAAAGTGAGATCTCAAAGAGCTTTATTAATGAAAAATGTAATTCTAGAGGAACCAGTCAAGCCACAACAACTGACAAGATCACAAGACAATAATGTGCACTTAG GAATATGCAATCTTCTTCAACAGAAAATTCAGATATTATGGGCCGGTGCTCTTCTAGGATTAGGATTTCAAAACTTGGGACTTGAGCAGGAATTCTTCCTTGGTTTAATGCTCTAA